A DNA window from Zingiber officinale cultivar Zhangliang chromosome 3A, Zo_v1.1, whole genome shotgun sequence contains the following coding sequences:
- the LOC122052025 gene encoding peroxidase 18-like yields MEHTIPFTSTNLMEVVSAMKLDQAFRFSFFRLSLFALLASPAAAQLSPGFYSFSCPNAELLVRGAVRSASAIDSTVLAKLLRLLFHDCLVEGCDGSVLVQGNGAESSDPANKSLDGFYVVESAKRLLEIWCPGTVSCADILVLAARDAVGLSGGPSVEVPLGRRDGIVSSASDVRPNMVDTVFSLDQMMQRFAAKGLSIDDLVALSGAHTIGSSHCRTFGDRFQQTSNGSLVPADNSLDSNYAMELANKCFASASDSTSVANDPVTPSTFDNQYYANLLANKGLLHSDSILVTDLRTKSRVQAFAQSQEKFFASWADSFVKLSTVGVKTGDQGQIKVSCTSM; encoded by the exons ATGGAACATACAATTCCATTCACTTCAACTAATCTGATGGAGGTAGTTAGCGCCATGAAACTCGACCAAGCCTTTCGTTTTTCCTTCTTCAGGCTCAGCCTCTTCGCCCTGCTCGCCTCTCCTGCTGCAGCACAACTCTCTCCGGGCTTCTACTCTTTCTCATGCCCGAATGCAGAGCTGCTCGTGAGGGGTGCGGTTCGGTCGGCGTCCGCGATAGACTCCACGGTTCTGGCGAAGCTCCTTCGGCTGCTCTTCCATGATTGCCTAGTCGAG GGGTGCGATGGGTCAGTCTTGGTGCAAGGGAACGGAGCGGAGAGTAGCGATCCCGCGAATAAGTCGCTAGACGGGTTCTATGTAGTCGAGTCCGCTAAGAGACTGTTAGAGATATGGTGCCCGGGGACCGTCTCTTGTGCTGATATCCTTGTCCTCGCTGCGAGAGATGCCGTGGGACTG TCGGGAGGCCCTTCGGTCGAGGTTCCGTTAGGGAGAAGAGATGGCATTGTTTCATCGGCTTCGGATGTGAGACCAAACATGGTGGATACGGTCTTTTCCCTCGACCAAATGATGCAACGCTTCGCCGCGAAGGGATTGTCGATCGATGACCTTGTCGCTCTTTCCG GTGCCCACACCATCGGTTCCTCGCACTGCCGGACATTCGGCGACAGGTTCCAGCAAACCTCGAACGGAAGCCTGGTGCCCGCCGACAACTCCTTGGACAGCAACTACGCCATGGAGCTCGCCAACAAGTGTTTTGCCAGTGCAAGCGACAGCACTAGCGTCGCCAACGACCCAGTGACTCCCTCGACGTTCGACAACCAATACTATGCCAATCTGCTGGCCAACAAGGGCCTCCTCCACTCGGACTCAATTTTAGTCACTGATCTAAGGACAAAGAGTAGGGTTCAGGCCTTCGCACAGAGCCAGGAGAAGTTCTTTGCGAGCTGGGCCGACTCGTTCGTGAAGCTCTCGACGGTCGGCGTCAAGACTGGGGATCAAGGCCAGATCAAGGTCTCATGCACAAGTATGTGA